From a region of the Thermococcus sp. 21S7 genome:
- a CDS encoding CTP synthase, producing MTKFIFVTGGVVSGLGKGITSASLGMLMKARGFRTTNIKIDPYLNYDAGTMNPYQHGEVFVLDDGGEVDLDLGNYERFLDTSLTFDHNITTGKVYSAVIEKERRGDYLGATVQVIPHITNEIKERIREIARDHDVVVVEIGGTVGDIESMPFLEAARQMQLEEGRENVAFVHVTYVPKLKVVGEQKTKPTQHSVKELRSLGIQPDAIVARSEDPLEESARRKISLFTNVPPEAVISAYDVEDTYEVPLMLEKEGLARYITKRLGLPEAEPELDAWREMVERYKSLEDTVEIAVVGKYVKLADSYLSIKEALKHSSVANGVKVRIRWIEAEDLEKSGTKLLEGVDGIIVPGGFGARGTEGKMLAARYARENDIPFLGICFGFQLTVVEFARNVLGLAGAHSTEIDPQTPHPVVDLMPEQRGLDKLGGTMRLGAYPVKVRAGTLAREIYGKDLIYERHRHRWEVNPDYIEKFEKAGLVFSGIAGDDERRMEILELPDKRYFIATQFHPEFKSRPMNPAPVFRGLVKAAKEKKYGA from the coding sequence ATGACAAAGTTCATATTCGTCACTGGTGGTGTCGTCAGCGGTCTTGGAAAGGGTATAACCAGCGCTTCCCTCGGAATGCTCATGAAGGCGAGGGGCTTCAGAACGACCAACATCAAGATAGACCCCTACCTCAACTACGACGCCGGGACGATGAACCCATATCAGCACGGCGAGGTCTTCGTGCTTGACGACGGCGGTGAGGTTGACCTTGACCTCGGCAACTACGAGCGCTTTCTGGACACCAGCCTGACCTTTGACCACAACATAACCACTGGAAAGGTCTATTCCGCGGTCATTGAAAAGGAGCGCAGGGGAGACTACCTGGGCGCGACCGTTCAGGTTATCCCCCACATCACCAACGAGATAAAGGAGCGCATAAGGGAGATAGCCCGCGACCACGACGTCGTTGTCGTCGAGATTGGCGGAACCGTCGGCGACATAGAGAGCATGCCCTTCCTTGAGGCTGCCCGTCAGATGCAGCTGGAGGAGGGGAGGGAGAACGTCGCCTTTGTCCACGTTACCTACGTGCCGAAGCTCAAGGTCGTTGGCGAGCAGAAGACGAAGCCGACCCAGCACAGCGTCAAGGAGCTTAGAAGCCTTGGAATCCAGCCCGATGCCATAGTTGCCCGCTCGGAGGATCCGCTTGAGGAGAGCGCCAGGAGGAAGATAAGCCTCTTCACCAACGTTCCGCCGGAGGCCGTCATAAGCGCCTACGACGTTGAGGATACCTACGAGGTTCCGCTCATGCTTGAAAAGGAGGGCCTCGCGAGGTACATCACCAAGAGGCTCGGTCTTCCGGAGGCGGAGCCCGAACTCGACGCTTGGCGCGAGATGGTCGAGAGGTACAAGTCCCTGGAGGACACCGTTGAGATTGCCGTGGTTGGGAAGTACGTCAAGCTTGCGGATTCGTACCTCAGCATAAAGGAGGCCCTGAAGCACTCAAGTGTCGCCAACGGCGTGAAGGTGAGGATACGCTGGATCGAGGCGGAGGACCTTGAGAAGAGCGGCACAAAGCTCCTCGAAGGTGTTGACGGCATAATAGTTCCCGGCGGCTTCGGGGCGCGCGGAACCGAGGGCAAGATGCTCGCGGCCCGCTACGCGAGGGAGAACGACATACCTTTCCTTGGGATATGCTTCGGCTTCCAGCTCACGGTTGTTGAGTTTGCGCGCAACGTTCTGGGGCTTGCGGGTGCGCACTCAACGGAGATTGATCCCCAGACGCCTCATCCCGTCGTTGATTTGATGCCGGAACAGAGGGGGCTCGACAAGCTCGGCGGAACGATGCGCCTCGGTGCATATCCCGTTAAGGTAAGGGCAGGAACCCTCGCGAGGGAGATCTACGGGAAGGATCTGATCTACGAGCGTCACAGGCACCGCTGGGAGGTTAACCCGGATTACATAGAGAAGTTTGAGAAGGCCGGCCTGGTCTTCAGCGGAATAGCTGGGGACGATGAGAGAAGGATGGAGATACTTGAGCTTCCGGATAAGAGGTACTTCATAGCAACCCAGTTCCACCCGGAGTTCAAGTCCAGGCCTATGAACCCGGCGCCGGTATTCAGAGGGCTTGTCAAGGCCGCAAAAGAAAAGAAGTACGGGGCTTAA